The sequence ACGGCCCGGGACACCCGGCCGAAGCGACGGCCGGAGCGCTCGTTGAGCGCGCGGTAACACACCACGACCCGCGCCACTCCGGCGCTGATCGCCATGGCCGCCTGCTGCACCGTGGCACAGGCCGCACCACCGCCGTAGCCGACCTGACCAAAAAAGCGCAGCTCCCCCGCACCGATCTCCCGGGCGAGGGCGATCTCGGAGGTGGTGTCCATGGTGAAGGTCACCAGGCCGTCGACATCGGTCGGGGCCAGCCCGGCGTCGGTGAGCGCGGCGCGGACCGCCTCCACCGCAAGACGGATCTCGCTGCGGCCGGAGTCCTTGGAGAACTCCGTCTCGCCGACGCCGACGATCGCTGCCCTTCCCGAGATCACGGGAGCCTCCCGACCTCAACCCGTCCGGTGACGTGATCGCCCCCGGTGACCCGTCCCACCACGGCCACCACGCACCCGGTGGACGACACCTGCTCCACCTGACCGGTCAGGACGAGCGTGTCGTACGCGTAGCACGGGGCCCCCAGCCGGATAGCGACGCGGTGCACCATCGCCGTCGCTCCCGCCCAGTCGGTCACGTACCGCTGCACGAGTCCGGTCGTGGTCAGAATGTTGAGGAAAATGTCCTTCGAGCCCCGCCGAACGGCCTGGTCCCGATCGTGGTGCACATCCTGGAAGTCCCGGGTGGCGACAGCGGTACTGATCACGAAGGTCGGGGTGACCAGGATCCGCAGTTCTGGCAGGACGACGCCGACCGTGACGTTCATGGCAGTAGCCGCCACACGGGCAGGGTCAGCTCGGCGTCCACCCGGACAAAGTCGACCCGTACCGCGGCGCCGATCCGCACCTGTGCCGGGTCTGCTCCCACGACCTCACCCACCATCCGTACCCCTTCGGTCAACTCCACCACCGCGACCACGATCGGCAACTGCCGCCCCGGCACCGGCGGGTGACGGTGCACCACGAAGCTGAAGACCTCGCCCGTACCACTGGCCACCAGGTGGTCCTGCCGGTCGACGCCACACTGCCGGCAGACCGGCCCCGGTGGATGGCGTAGCGCACCACACTCCCCGCATCGCTGGATGCGCAGCTCACCAGCGGCGGCGCCGGCCCAGAAGAAGGCGGTGTCCCGGGTGACGACCGGCCGTAGCACATCGGATGCCGCCGCCGGGGCCACCTCGGACGCCGGGACGGTCGGGGCGGAGCCCGGCGGCCGGAACTTGAGCACCCGGAAGGTCATCGATGCGACCGCTTCCTCGCCGACATACCAGGTGCTGTCGGTGGTGACGAACCAGCCCTCACCGAGCGCCGTTCGTTTTGGTCCACTCACGTCCACCAGTCGGCTACGCACCTCGACCCGCTCGCCGTCGCGCAGATACCGGTGGTACGTCTGCTCGCAGTTCGTCGCCACCACCGAGGTGAAACCGGCCTGATCGAGTACGGCGGACATGGCCGACAGCGGGTCGGCGGGCTCCGCGGCCGGACGTAGGCCTCGCATCGTCCACACCTGTGTCATCGCTGGCGGTGCCACACCATCCTGCTCGTAGCGGGGATTGCCGTCGCCGATCGCCTCCAGCCAGTTCCGGATCATCGGTAGGTTGACCGGGTCGCGCGCCGATCGGGCCGGCCCCGCACCGGCAGCCCGGATCTGCTCCGCGGCGGCGATGATGGTGCCCTCCATCAGTTCTTCCCTCCCGCCGCGGCGGCTGGCCTGTACCACGTTCAGGCCGCGGATGCCCGGGGCAGGCCGAGGACCCGCTCGGCCACCAGGGACAGCAGGATCTGGGTGGTACCACCGGCGATACTGAGACATCGGGTGAGGAGGAAGTGGTGAACCGCCTCCGCGCTCGCGCCGTCGACCGCGGCACCGTCCGGGCCGCAGAGCGTCAGCGCCGTTTCGGCCACCGCCTGTCGATGGCTGACACCGATCAGCTTGGCCACCGCCGACTCCGGCCCACCTCGACCATCATCGAGCTGGCGTAGCGTGGCCCGACACTCCACCAGGGAGACAGCCAGACCGTCCGCGATGTGCCCACCGAGGCGTTCCCGCATCTCCGGCTCGCTGGCGACTCCACCGGCACCGACCATCCGGACCAGGCGCTCCACGTCTGCGCCGAATCCGGGGCCGCGCCCCATAGCGACGCGCTCGTAGGAGAGCGTCGCCCGGGCCAGCCGCCAGCCCTGTCCTGGATCGCCCACCACACACTCGTCGGGTACGAAGACATCGTCCAGGAAGACCTCGTTGAAGACCGACCGTCCGGTGATCTCGCGCAGCGGACGAATCTCGATGCCGTGGCTGCGCATGTCGACCAAGAAGTAGGTCACACCTCGATGCTTGATCGCCGTGGGGTCGGTGCGGGCCAGGCAGATCGCCCAGTCCGCCTCAGCCGCCAGCGATGTCCAGACCTTCTGGCCGGACAACCGCCAACCGCCGGTCACCCGGTTCGCGCGGGTCCGTAGCGAGGCCAGGTCCGAACCGGCTTCCGGCTCGCTGAAGAGCTGACACCAGGTGATCTCGCCGCGCAGGGACGGGCCGGCGAACCGATCCCGCTGGGCGGCACTGCCGTGGCGCAGGATGGTGGGGACGGCCCAGCCGCCGATTGCCAGGTCCGGTCGCACGATGCCGGCCCGGTCAAGCTCCTCGTCGATGAGAAGTTGCCGGGCGGGTGAGGCGTCGATGCCGTACGGTGCGGGCCAGTGTGGTGCGAGGTAGCCCACGTCCGCCAATCGGGCACGGCGCTCGGCCTCCGGAAGCTGCGCGATCGCCCCCAGCTGGGCTCGCACCGCCACCCGCTCCACGGGTTCGGCGTCGATCTCCGCTCCGGACGACGGTGGTGCCGCTACCGCTTCCGTTGCGGCCCGGAACTCGTCGCCCACCGCCCACACGTGACGACGCGCCCCGGCCAGCGTCAGCTCCGCGCACCGCTGCCGCCATCGGGCCCCGCTGCCGAGTAGCTGCCGTAGGGCAAGTGCGCGACGCAGGTAGAGGTGGGCGTCGTGTTCCCAGGTGAAACCGATCCCCCCGAGAACCTGAATGCAGTCTTTGGCGTTGTCTACCGCCGCGTCCAGGGCGATCGCGGCTGCGGCGGCGGCAGCCAGGGGGAACTCCTCCGGCGTCTGGTCGTAGGCGCGTGCCGCATCCCAGGCCACCGCGTTGGCCCGCTCTGCCCGACAGAGCATCCCGGCGCAGAGGTGCCCGACCGCCTGAAACGACCCGATCGCCTGATCGAACTGGCGCCGCACCTTGGCATGCTCGGTGGCGGTGCGCAGGCACCACGAGGCCACCGCTGCCGCCTCCACCGATGCCAGCAACGCCGCGCAGTTGTGGAGTCGGTCCTGCCCGGACTCGGACAGCAGCTGACCGGGCTCGACGAGCGCTCCCACCACCAGCACGTCGGCCAGGGGCCGGGAGAAGTCCACCGGCGTACGTGCGGTGATCCGGACCCCCTCGTGCTCCGTGTCGAGCACGAACGACAACGTCTCGGTTCCGGTGTTCGCGGTCAACAGCAGGTGGGTGGTGCTGCCCGCGCCAAGTACGGCGTTGACCCGACCGGTCACCCGGTATGCTCCCCCGGCCACCGGCTCGGCCGTCAAGGCTCCTGGAGCGAGCGCCACCCCGACCGAAACCTTGCCGGCCGCAAGGTCCGGCAACAGGTTTGTGGCAGCGGGCGCCTGCCCGGGTGGCGCGAGCGCCAGGGTCGCGAGCAGGGTGGGCATAACCGGGCCGGGGACCAGGTCGACGGTGACCTGTTCCAGCACCGCGGCCAACTCGCTGACGCGGCCACCGTCACCACCGAGTTGCTCCGGCACGGCCAGGGCGAAGCAGCCGAGGCTGGCCAGGCCGGCCCAGTGCCGATCGGCCTGCGAGGACGGCCCGTTCTCCAACGCTCGCACGGTGGCCAGGACGTTGGCGCCGGCAGCCCACCGCCGGATCACGTCCTGGAGCGCCACCTGGTCAGCGGTCATCGCGATCGGCATCGACCCTCCCCACTCCGAGCACCTCAAGTCAGTAGAACATGTTCTACTGGCCATGGCCAGCCGCCCTGAGCACACGACGCCCCGCCCGTTGCTAGACTTAAGACGGCATGACCGCTGCCAGTTTCGACAAAGATCACGAAAGGCACGATGGTGGCGTCGAGAACACATACCAGAAGCCCGAGCGCTGGCAGCCTGACCGACGCCGAGCAAGGATCGGCGGCGCAGCGGGAGCG comes from Salinispora tropica CNB-440 and encodes:
- a CDS encoding bifunctional MaoC family dehydratase N-terminal/OB-fold nucleic acid binding domain-containing protein, which gives rise to MEGTIIAAAEQIRAAGAGPARSARDPVNLPMIRNWLEAIGDGNPRYEQDGVAPPAMTQVWTMRGLRPAAEPADPLSAMSAVLDQAGFTSVVATNCEQTYHRYLRDGERVEVRSRLVDVSGPKRTALGEGWFVTTDSTWYVGEEAVASMTFRVLKFRPPGSAPTVPASEVAPAAASDVLRPVVTRDTAFFWAGAAAGELRIQRCGECGALRHPPGPVCRQCGVDRQDHLVASGTGEVFSFVVHRHPPVPGRQLPIVVAVVELTEGVRMVGEVVGADPAQVRIGAAVRVDFVRVDAELTLPVWRLLP
- a CDS encoding MaoC/PaaZ C-terminal domain-containing protein; translated protein: MNVTVGVVLPELRILVTPTFVISTAVATRDFQDVHHDRDQAVRRGSKDIFLNILTTTGLVQRYVTDWAGATAMVHRVAIRLGAPCYAYDTLVLTGQVEQVSSTGCVVAVVGRVTGGDHVTGRVEVGRLP
- a CDS encoding acyl-CoA dehydrogenase, yielding MPIAMTADQVALQDVIRRWAAGANVLATVRALENGPSSQADRHWAGLASLGCFALAVPEQLGGDGGRVSELAAVLEQVTVDLVPGPVMPTLLATLALAPPGQAPAATNLLPDLAAGKVSVGVALAPGALTAEPVAGGAYRVTGRVNAVLGAGSTTHLLLTANTGTETLSFVLDTEHEGVRITARTPVDFSRPLADVLVVGALVEPGQLLSESGQDRLHNCAALLASVEAAAVASWCLRTATEHAKVRRQFDQAIGSFQAVGHLCAGMLCRAERANAVAWDAARAYDQTPEEFPLAAAAAAAIALDAAVDNAKDCIQVLGGIGFTWEHDAHLYLRRALALRQLLGSGARWRQRCAELTLAGARRHVWAVGDEFRAATEAVAAPPSSGAEIDAEPVERVAVRAQLGAIAQLPEAERRARLADVGYLAPHWPAPYGIDASPARQLLIDEELDRAGIVRPDLAIGGWAVPTILRHGSAAQRDRFAGPSLRGEITWCQLFSEPEAGSDLASLRTRANRVTGGWRLSGQKVWTSLAAEADWAICLARTDPTAIKHRGVTYFLVDMRSHGIEIRPLREITGRSVFNEVFLDDVFVPDECVVGDPGQGWRLARATLSYERVAMGRGPGFGADVERLVRMVGAGGVASEPEMRERLGGHIADGLAVSLVECRATLRQLDDGRGGPESAVAKLIGVSHRQAVAETALTLCGPDGAAVDGASAEAVHHFLLTRCLSIAGGTTQILLSLVAERVLGLPRASAA